From Humisphaera borealis, the proteins below share one genomic window:
- a CDS encoding DUF1501 domain-containing protein — MIKPFKTYDPAQHTPTLADLFLNRREMLQRTGMGMGALSLAMMLASSQTAGAAGAPTAAGPLSPKQPPLKAKAKHVIHIFAAGAPSHVDTWDPKPALAQYAEKTLPGLAGVALPSPYKFSKRGQSGIEVSEVFPKLGLHVDDMTVIRSLWTDAPAHELASRFMHTGSLQLPKPSLGSWTVYGLGTENQNLPGFITLGGEPEHRQASFLPSLYQGVNVNYARNMRLDKVLLNIKNQFVTTDDQKLQLALARRLNGMHSEKLRKEDQLESRIESFEMAFKMQTEATEAFDISKETQAMRESYGETDMGAKLLVARRLVERGVRFVQVNAGGWDHHENLEVNLRKRAEDIDQPAAALLADLKKRGLLDQTLVIWGGEFGRTVTGNERAINAGRDHNGRGFCCWMAGGGVKGGNVYGATDEFGARAEQNKVHIHDLHATILALLGFDHTKLTYRYNGRDFRLTDNFGEVVKGVIA, encoded by the coding sequence ATGATCAAGCCTTTTAAGACTTACGATCCCGCCCAGCACACCCCGACCCTTGCCGATCTGTTCCTGAACCGCCGGGAGATGCTCCAGCGGACGGGGATGGGGATGGGCGCCTTGTCGCTGGCGATGATGCTCGCGAGCTCGCAAACCGCCGGTGCCGCAGGAGCGCCGACCGCGGCGGGTCCGTTGTCGCCGAAGCAGCCGCCGCTCAAGGCCAAGGCCAAGCATGTGATCCACATTTTCGCCGCCGGCGCGCCGTCTCACGTGGACACCTGGGATCCCAAGCCGGCACTGGCGCAGTACGCCGAGAAGACGCTGCCCGGCCTGGCGGGCGTGGCCCTGCCGTCGCCGTACAAGTTCAGCAAGCGCGGCCAGAGCGGCATTGAAGTGAGCGAAGTGTTCCCCAAGCTCGGGCTGCACGTGGACGACATGACCGTCATCCGGTCGCTCTGGACCGACGCCCCCGCCCACGAGCTGGCCAGCCGGTTCATGCACACCGGTTCGCTGCAGCTCCCCAAGCCGTCGCTCGGATCGTGGACCGTCTACGGCCTGGGCACCGAGAACCAGAACCTGCCCGGGTTCATTACCCTCGGCGGCGAGCCCGAACACCGCCAGGCGTCGTTCCTGCCGAGCCTATACCAGGGTGTCAACGTCAACTACGCCCGGAACATGCGGCTGGACAAGGTCCTGCTGAACATCAAGAACCAGTTCGTCACCACCGACGACCAGAAGCTGCAACTGGCACTGGCCCGCCGGCTCAACGGCATGCACTCGGAAAAGCTGCGGAAGGAAGACCAGCTCGAAAGCCGGATCGAAAGCTTCGAGATGGCGTTCAAGATGCAGACGGAGGCGACCGAGGCGTTCGACATCAGCAAAGAGACCCAGGCGATGCGCGAGTCGTACGGCGAAACCGATATGGGCGCCAAGCTGCTGGTGGCCCGGCGGCTGGTCGAGCGCGGCGTGCGGTTCGTCCAGGTGAACGCCGGCGGCTGGGATCACCACGAAAACCTCGAGGTCAACCTGCGCAAGCGGGCCGAAGACATCGATCAGCCGGCCGCGGCACTGCTGGCCGACCTCAAAAAGCGCGGGCTGCTCGACCAGACGCTGGTCATCTGGGGCGGCGAGTTCGGCCGGACCGTCACCGGTAACGAGCGGGCGATCAACGCCGGCCGCGATCACAACGGCCGCGGGTTCTGCTGCTGGATGGCCGGCGGCGGCGTCAAGGGCGGCAACGTTTACGGCGCGACCGACGAGTTCGGCGCGCGGGCCGAGCAGAACAAGGTCCACATTCATGACCTGCACGCGACGATCCTGGCGCTGCTCGGGTTCGATCACACCAAGCTCACCTACCGCTACAACGGCCGCGACTTCCGCCTGACCGACAACTTCGGCGAGGTCGTGAAGGGTGTGATCGCGTAG
- a CDS encoding TetR/AcrR family transcriptional regulator — translation MAAGTRERLIEAATVLFYREGFRSVGLDQVLGDVGITKTAFYKHFESKDDLMVEALNRQNVWLQNHFLQTIREHGGTSARGQLLSLFQAIEQIMNEPGYHGCIFISAIMEFPQPYDPAHLAAVENRRAIERIIVEIAERARASDPEALAKEVCLIIEGAFVSQQLTRDTASLAAARRLVESVVDRYLPAESVVAGDFISRTHSRVGESPG, via the coding sequence ATGGCCGCCGGAACCCGCGAACGCCTGATTGAAGCCGCCACCGTGCTGTTTTATCGCGAGGGATTTCGCAGCGTGGGCCTGGATCAGGTGCTGGGGGATGTGGGGATTACCAAGACCGCGTTCTACAAGCACTTTGAGAGCAAAGACGACCTGATGGTCGAAGCGCTGAACCGGCAGAACGTCTGGCTTCAGAATCACTTCCTGCAGACGATCCGGGAGCACGGCGGCACATCGGCCCGCGGGCAGTTGCTTTCGCTCTTCCAGGCGATCGAGCAGATCATGAATGAGCCGGGCTACCACGGCTGCATTTTCATCAGCGCCATCATGGAGTTTCCGCAACCGTACGATCCGGCGCACCTGGCGGCGGTGGAGAACCGGCGCGCGATCGAGCGAATCATCGTTGAGATCGCCGAACGCGCCCGGGCAAGCGACCCGGAGGCCCTGGCGAAGGAAGTGTGCCTGATCATCGAAGGCGCGTTCGTGTCTCAGCAGCTCACCCGCGACACCGCCAGCCTCGCCGCGGCAAGGCGACTCGTGGAGTCGGTTGTGGACCGGTACCTGCCGGCCGAAAGCGTCGTTGCCGGTGACTTCATCTCCCGAACCCACTCAAGGGTGGGTGAATCCCCGGGATGA
- the mddA gene encoding methanethiol S-methyltransferase → MKRIAFFVYGVTSHGMFLLVYAALGFFVTGQFLPRTIDGPTGLSGGPAAMVNTLLLLSFGVPHSVMARPGFKAWWTQIIPKPIERSTYVLISNLLVLAMMAFWQPIESVVWHVQSQPLAGLIWSLSAIGWLLVPLSSLLINHFDLLGTRQVWLYMQGKAYSHLPFASPLLYRIVRHPLYVGWLLAFWATPYMTVGHLQFAGILTAYILIAIRFEERDLLDQHGERYAKYRREVPMLIPSGRRPQPNHAAEAPVRHEPAL, encoded by the coding sequence ATGAAGCGCATCGCATTTTTTGTTTACGGCGTTACGAGCCACGGCATGTTCCTGCTGGTCTACGCCGCACTGGGGTTCTTCGTAACCGGCCAGTTCCTGCCCAGGACGATTGACGGACCGACCGGCCTTTCCGGCGGGCCGGCGGCAATGGTGAACACGCTGCTACTGCTCAGTTTTGGCGTTCCGCACAGTGTCATGGCCCGCCCCGGCTTCAAGGCCTGGTGGACACAGATCATCCCCAAGCCTATCGAACGCAGCACGTACGTGCTGATCTCCAACCTGCTTGTCCTGGCGATGATGGCATTCTGGCAGCCGATCGAGAGCGTCGTTTGGCACGTTCAGTCGCAGCCGCTCGCCGGGCTCATCTGGTCGCTCAGCGCGATCGGCTGGCTTCTGGTCCCGCTGTCGAGCCTGCTAATCAACCACTTCGACCTTCTCGGGACGCGACAGGTCTGGCTCTACATGCAGGGGAAGGCGTACAGCCATCTTCCCTTCGCGTCGCCGCTGCTCTACCGGATCGTCAGACACCCGCTGTATGTCGGCTGGCTGTTGGCGTTCTGGGCGACGCCCTACATGACCGTGGGGCACCTCCAGTTCGCCGGGATTCTGACGGCTTACATCCTGATCGCGATCCGGTTCGAAGAGCGCGATCTCCTCGATCAGCACGGCGAGCGCTACGCGAAGTATCGCCGCGAGGTGCCGATGCTGATTCCGTCCGGCCGCCGCCCCCAGCCAAACCACGCCGCCGAGGCCCCTGTTCGGCACGAGCCGGCGCTATGA
- a CDS encoding OmpH family outer membrane protein, whose protein sequence is MKNRNLSRFVRFGAVAIFAFGGMFASIGCDKTTTTTAAASGGNSGVAGVVDLDKVADAVNWNAEINKDNETAKQELTRLVTSFANEVLDKVKQHKAELIKSAKLSTQQADDLNKDVNLDKLPLTKEQLQTLAIVLQNRQQYIQGADQYAGKLLQQRRVEILTSYRKATQPIVRQVAEAQGMTLVLLKNDAIFHNAASVDITDKVTDAVRANMPKITYPSMPTMQLPTINLGEAAPATAPAAAAPATRASAK, encoded by the coding sequence GTGAAGAACAGGAACCTTTCCCGCTTCGTTCGCTTCGGTGCCGTCGCGATTTTTGCCTTCGGCGGAATGTTCGCCTCCATCGGTTGCGACAAGACGACCACCACCACCGCCGCCGCTTCCGGTGGCAACAGTGGCGTGGCCGGTGTGGTTGACCTCGACAAGGTCGCCGATGCCGTCAACTGGAACGCCGAGATCAACAAGGACAACGAAACCGCCAAGCAAGAGCTCACCCGCCTGGTCACCTCGTTCGCCAACGAAGTGCTGGACAAGGTGAAGCAGCACAAGGCCGAGCTGATCAAGAGCGCCAAGCTCAGCACGCAGCAGGCCGACGACCTGAACAAGGACGTCAACCTCGACAAGCTCCCGCTGACGAAGGAGCAGTTGCAGACGCTGGCGATCGTGCTTCAGAACCGCCAGCAGTACATCCAGGGTGCCGACCAGTACGCCGGCAAGCTGTTGCAGCAGCGTCGGGTTGAAATCCTGACGAGCTACCGCAAGGCGACGCAGCCGATCGTGCGTCAGGTAGCCGAGGCGCAGGGCATGACCCTGGTGCTGCTGAAGAACGACGCGATCTTCCACAACGCCGCGTCGGTGGACATCACCGACAAGGTGACCGACGCCGTCCGTGCGAACATGCCGAAGATCACGTACCCGTCGATGCCGACGATGCAGTTGCCGACGATCAACCTTGGCGAAGCCGCCCCGGCCACGGCCCCCGCCGCTGCCGCTCCGGCAACCCGGGCCTCGGCCAAGTAA
- the mqnE gene encoding aminofutalosine synthase MqnE — MSLPRVSDPGLLPIAEKVAAAEPLSFEDGLALYATRDLHGVGRLANHARERLHGDNTYYNRNRHINYTNVCALSCKFCSFYRKRGEEGAYEMPIEQVIHIARQAADSGATEVHIVGGLHPWLKFDYYLDMLRGVRKECPQLHIKAFTAIEIIHFSRISRQSVSEVLVALREAGLGSLPGGGAEIFDDRVHDEIFKGKVRADKWFDVHRTAHSLGIFSNATMLYGHVETPAERVGHLLKLRELQAESLAAMQGKQAKAAFNCMIPLSFAPEQSELGYLPGNTGLTDLKTLAIARLMLDNVSHIKAFWIMQGVGLSQIALSWGCDDLDGTVVWYDITKREGEQQRPTHQEMHVSDLKRLIREAGRTPVERDTLYRPIRRESAAAAAAEQLVPVG, encoded by the coding sequence ATGTCACTGCCGCGCGTTTCCGATCCCGGTCTGCTCCCGATCGCCGAGAAAGTCGCCGCCGCCGAACCCTTGTCGTTCGAGGACGGCTTGGCCCTCTATGCCACCCGCGACCTGCACGGCGTCGGCCGGCTGGCCAACCATGCCCGCGAACGGCTGCACGGCGACAACACCTACTACAACCGCAACCGGCACATCAACTACACCAACGTCTGTGCCCTGTCCTGCAAGTTCTGCTCGTTCTATCGCAAGCGCGGCGAAGAGGGCGCGTACGAGATGCCGATCGAGCAGGTGATCCATATCGCCCGCCAGGCCGCCGACAGCGGCGCGACGGAAGTCCACATTGTCGGTGGGCTGCACCCCTGGCTGAAGTTCGACTACTACCTCGACATGCTCCGCGGCGTTCGCAAGGAATGCCCGCAACTGCACATTAAGGCGTTCACGGCGATTGAGATCATCCACTTCAGCCGGATCAGCCGTCAGAGTGTGAGCGAAGTGCTGGTCGCGCTGCGCGAAGCCGGCCTGGGCAGCCTGCCCGGCGGCGGCGCCGAGATCTTCGACGACCGCGTGCACGATGAGATCTTCAAAGGCAAGGTTCGCGCCGACAAGTGGTTCGACGTCCACCGCACGGCCCATAGCCTGGGCATCTTCTCCAACGCCACCATGCTCTATGGCCACGTTGAGACCCCTGCCGAGCGCGTGGGACATTTGTTGAAGTTGAGGGAGTTGCAGGCGGAATCTCTCGCCGCAATGCAAGGCAAACAGGCGAAGGCGGCCTTCAACTGCATGATCCCGCTCAGCTTCGCCCCCGAGCAGAGCGAACTCGGCTACCTCCCCGGCAACACCGGGCTGACCGACCTCAAGACCCTGGCGATCGCCCGGCTGATGCTGGACAACGTGAGCCATATCAAGGCGTTCTGGATCATGCAGGGTGTCGGGCTGTCGCAGATTGCCCTTTCGTGGGGCTGCGACGACCTCGACGGCACGGTGGTCTGGTATGACATCACCAAGCGCGAAGGGGAGCAACAGCGGCCGACGCACCAGGAAATGCACGTGTCAGACCTTAAACGCCTGATCCGCGAGGCCGGCCGAACGCCCGTCGAGCGCGACACGCTCTACCGGCCCATTCGGCGGGAATCGGCCGCCGCCGCGGCGGCGGAACAGCTTGTGCCGGTGGGGTAG